A genomic stretch from Kribbella amoyensis includes:
- the tpiA gene encoding triose-phosphate isomerase, translated as MADNAARTPLMAGNWKMNLNHVEAVHLLQKLSWTLQDKKHDFERVEVAVLPPFTDIRSVQTLVDGDRMKIVYGAQDVSEHDAGAYTGEISASMLNKLGCSYVLVGHSERRQYHGEDDALVNKKIVKALAAGLTPIVCVGEGLEVRKAGEHVDHCVQQIDGALAGLKPEEIRKLVIAYEPVWAIGTGEVATPEDAQEVCAAIRSRLEETVSPAVADSVRILYGGSVKMSSAGGIMAQPDVDGCLVGGASLKVDEFAGICRYLDLQLGYSS; from the coding sequence ATGGCTGATAACGCTGCCCGAACGCCGTTGATGGCGGGCAACTGGAAGATGAACCTCAATCACGTCGAGGCCGTGCATCTGCTGCAGAAGCTGAGCTGGACGCTGCAGGACAAGAAGCACGACTTCGAGCGGGTCGAGGTGGCGGTGCTTCCGCCGTTCACCGACATCCGCAGCGTGCAGACGCTGGTCGACGGTGACCGGATGAAGATCGTGTACGGCGCGCAGGACGTGTCCGAGCACGATGCCGGCGCCTACACCGGCGAGATCTCGGCGAGCATGCTGAACAAGCTCGGCTGCAGCTACGTGCTGGTCGGTCACTCCGAGCGCCGGCAGTACCACGGCGAGGACGACGCGCTGGTCAACAAGAAGATCGTCAAGGCGCTGGCGGCCGGACTGACCCCGATCGTCTGCGTCGGCGAGGGCCTGGAGGTCCGCAAGGCCGGCGAGCACGTCGACCACTGCGTCCAGCAGATCGACGGTGCGCTGGCCGGGCTGAAGCCGGAGGAGATCCGCAAGCTGGTCATCGCCTACGAGCCGGTCTGGGCGATCGGTACCGGCGAGGTGGCGACCCCGGAGGACGCGCAGGAGGTCTGCGCCGCGATCCGGAGCCGGCTGGAGGAGACGGTTTCACCCGCCGTCGCCGACTCGGTACGGATTCTTTACGGTGGATCGGTGAAGATGAGCAGCGCAGGTGGCATCATGGCCCAGCCGGACGTGGACGGCTGCCTGGTGGGTGGAGCTAGCCTGAAGGTGGACGAGTTCGCCGGCATCTGCCGTTACCTGGACCTTCAGTTAGGCTACTCCTCGTGA
- a CDS encoding phosphoglycerate kinase, with translation MKTIDNLGDVAGLRVLVRSDLNVPIDGDKIGDDGRIRASVPTLVRLAKAGAKVIVTAHLGRPKGKPNPEFTLAPVAKRLGELLQPEGITVRFATDVTGDSAQEAVQELDEGEVLLLENVRYDAREESKDEAERGALADELAGLADVFVSDGFGVVHRKQASVYDVAKRLPHAAGGLVLAEVEVLKKLTESPERPYVVVLGGAKVSDKLAVIDNLLAKADKLLIGGGMVFTFLKAQGHEVGKSLLEDDQLDTVKGYLEAAQAKGVEIVLPTDIVVAPEFKADAPATVVGADAIPADQLGLDIGPESGKSFAAEVAAARTVFWNGPMGVFEMAAFAGGTKAVAQALTEVDGLSVVGGGDSAAAVRQLGFADDQFGHISTGGGASLEYLEGKELPGLAVLEED, from the coding sequence GTGAAGACCATCGACAATCTGGGCGACGTGGCGGGGCTGCGGGTGCTGGTGCGCTCCGACCTGAACGTGCCCATCGACGGCGACAAGATCGGCGACGACGGCCGGATCCGCGCGTCGGTGCCGACCCTGGTCCGGCTGGCCAAGGCCGGCGCCAAGGTGATCGTCACCGCGCACCTCGGCCGGCCCAAGGGTAAGCCGAACCCGGAGTTCACCCTCGCCCCGGTGGCAAAGCGGCTCGGTGAGCTGCTGCAGCCCGAGGGCATCACGGTCCGGTTCGCCACCGACGTCACCGGTGACAGCGCCCAGGAGGCCGTCCAGGAGCTCGACGAGGGCGAGGTCCTGCTGCTCGAGAACGTGCGCTACGACGCCCGCGAGGAGAGCAAGGACGAGGCCGAGCGCGGCGCCCTGGCCGACGAGCTGGCCGGTCTGGCCGACGTGTTCGTCAGCGACGGCTTCGGGGTCGTGCACCGCAAGCAGGCCAGCGTGTACGACGTCGCGAAGCGGCTGCCGCACGCGGCCGGCGGCCTGGTGCTGGCCGAGGTCGAGGTGCTGAAGAAGCTCACCGAGTCGCCGGAGCGCCCGTACGTCGTGGTGCTCGGCGGCGCGAAGGTCTCGGACAAGCTGGCCGTGATCGACAACCTGCTGGCCAAGGCCGACAAGCTGCTGATCGGCGGCGGCATGGTCTTCACCTTCCTCAAGGCGCAGGGCCACGAGGTCGGCAAGAGCCTGCTCGAGGACGACCAGCTGGACACGGTCAAGGGGTACCTGGAGGCCGCGCAGGCCAAGGGCGTCGAGATCGTGCTGCCGACCGACATCGTGGTCGCGCCCGAGTTCAAGGCCGACGCCCCGGCCACCGTCGTCGGCGCCGACGCGATCCCCGCCGACCAGCTCGGTCTGGACATCGGCCCCGAGTCGGGCAAGTCGTTCGCGGCCGAGGTCGCCGCCGCCAGGACCGTCTTCTGGAACGGCCCGATGGGCGTGTTCGAGATGGCGGCGTTCGCTGGTGGAACCAAGGCCGTCGCGCAGGCGTTGACCGAGGTGGACGGCCTGAGCGTCGTCGGTGGCGGCGACTCCGCGGCCGCCGTCCGGCAGCTGGGCTTCGCCGACGACCAGTTCGGGCACATCTCCACCGGTGGTGGGGCGTCGCTCGAATACCTGGAGGGCAAGGAGCTCCCGGGTCTCGCCGTGCTGGAAGAGGACTGA
- a CDS encoding RNA polymerase-binding protein RbpA: MAGSGGAIRGSRVGAGPMGEAERGESAPRQRIVFFCANGHETATVFAVEADIPEAWDCPRCGLPTSTDVNNPPPPPKIEPYKTHLAYVKERRSEQEAAQILEEALERLRTRRANGEIIF; encoded by the coding sequence GTGGCTGGTAGTGGTGGTGCGATTCGTGGCAGCCGGGTCGGCGCCGGACCGATGGGCGAGGCGGAGCGCGGCGAGTCCGCGCCTCGGCAGCGCATCGTGTTCTTCTGCGCCAACGGGCACGAGACCGCGACGGTGTTCGCGGTCGAGGCCGACATCCCGGAGGCGTGGGACTGTCCGCGGTGCGGTCTGCCGACCAGTACCGATGTGAACAACCCACCCCCGCCGCCGAAGATCGAGCCCTACAAGACGCACCTCGCGTACGTGAAGGAGCGCCGCAGCGAGCAGGAGGCCGCCCAGATCCTCGAAGAGGCCCTGGAACGGCTCCGGACGCGGCGCGCCAACGGCGAGATCATCTTCTAG
- the secG gene encoding preprotein translocase subunit SecG: MILAFSIVVVICSLILTLLVLLHKGRGGGLSDLFGGGVSSSLGGSSVAERNLDRITIGVGLIWFAAIVALGLLYKLG, from the coding sequence GTGATTCTCGCTTTCTCGATCGTCGTCGTCATCTGCAGCCTGATCCTCACGCTGCTCGTACTGCTGCACAAAGGCCGCGGCGGTGGTCTGTCGGACCTGTTCGGTGGCGGTGTGTCGTCCAGCCTGGGCGGTTCGTCGGTCGCCGAGCGGAACCTGGACCGGATCACGATCGGTGTCGGTCTGATCTGGTTCGCGGCGATCGTCGCCCTCGGCCTGCTGTACAAGCTCGGCTGA
- a CDS encoding isocitrate lyase/PEP mutase family protein produces the protein MSTFRSLHSESFVMPNAWDAGSAIVLAEAGFPAIATTSAGIAFSRGLGDHTLPDGAPALSREAMFERVAEITAASPVPVNGDLEDGYGPSPEEVATTIRLALDAGLAGGNIEDFDGRALYAEELAVERIAAARQAGGEHFVLTARIDGHLLPRPTGLADSIRRANRYREAGADCLYVPGVNDLADLRTLVREIDGPLNVVLGLGASSLTVPDVFDAGVTRISLGGSIARAALGLVRQAAQELLTTGTLGFAERQIPQAELNQLFARYRPS, from the coding sequence ATGAGTACCTTCCGCAGCCTGCACTCCGAGTCCTTCGTCATGCCGAACGCGTGGGACGCCGGCAGCGCGATCGTCCTCGCCGAGGCGGGCTTCCCCGCGATCGCGACCACGAGCGCCGGGATCGCGTTCTCCCGCGGACTCGGTGACCACACCCTGCCGGACGGGGCGCCCGCGCTGTCCCGGGAGGCGATGTTCGAACGCGTCGCCGAGATCACCGCGGCCAGCCCGGTCCCGGTGAACGGCGACCTGGAGGACGGGTACGGCCCGAGCCCCGAGGAGGTCGCGACCACGATCCGGCTGGCCCTCGACGCGGGCCTGGCCGGCGGCAACATCGAGGACTTCGACGGCCGGGCACTGTACGCCGAGGAGCTGGCCGTCGAGCGGATCGCGGCGGCCCGGCAAGCGGGCGGCGAGCACTTCGTCCTGACCGCGCGGATCGACGGCCACCTGCTCCCCCGGCCGACCGGGCTCGCCGACTCGATCCGCCGGGCCAACCGGTACCGCGAAGCTGGGGCTGACTGCCTGTACGTGCCGGGCGTGAACGACCTGGCCGACCTGCGCACCCTGGTCCGCGAGATCGACGGCCCGCTCAACGTCGTCCTGGGTCTGGGCGCGTCCAGCCTGACCGTGCCGGACGTCTTCGACGCCGGAGTCACCCGGATCAGCCTCGGTGGCAGCATCGCCCGGGCCGCCCTCGGTCTGGTCCGGCAGGCGGCGCAGGAGCTCCTCACCACCGGCACGCTGGGGTTCGCCGAGCGGCAGATCCCGCAGGCCGAGCTCAACCAGCTGTTCGCGCGGTACCGCCCCTCCTGA